A genomic segment from Clostridium pasteurianum BC1 encodes:
- a CDS encoding glycosyltransferase family 4 protein — translation MRIAIVTETFLPSTDGIVTRLINAIRYMKQQGHDILVIAPDLGKVNYLDAKIAGIRSINLPFYKSRGFSLPSANVKKILENFKPDVVHAVNPLLLAASGVKYAKKLGIPLIASYHTNIPKYLRYYNFHGLAESLLWAYILHQHKQSLINLCTSNSIKEELEAHNIPNLHVLKRGVDTINRHPRFYDADMRSRLLHGNNDKHLLIFVGRLAAEKEIHKIKPLLKARDDISLAIIGDGPEREKLEKEFQGTHTVFTGFLHGEELSKAYASADAFIFPSVTETLGLVILEAMSSGLPVIAAESGPTLEQVKHMENGLIFQNEDLKSMENAVKLLDDKELLQTMKKNARREAEQISWDKASQQLLDFYYKTVYIHNFNCI, via the coding sequence ATGAGAATAGCCATTGTTACGGAGACATTTTTGCCTTCAACTGATGGGATAGTAACTAGACTCATCAATGCCATAAGGTATATGAAACAACAGGGGCATGACATTTTAGTTATTGCTCCTGATCTAGGAAAAGTGAATTATTTAGATGCAAAAATAGCAGGAATAAGAAGTATTAACTTGCCATTTTATAAATCAAGAGGTTTTTCACTTCCATCAGCTAATGTAAAAAAGATCCTGGAAAATTTTAAACCTGATGTAGTCCACGCAGTCAATCCATTGTTATTGGCTGCATCTGGAGTTAAATATGCAAAAAAATTAGGTATTCCTCTTATTGCGTCATACCATACGAATATTCCAAAGTATTTGAGATATTATAATTTTCACGGTCTGGCAGAGTCCTTACTATGGGCATATATTTTACATCAACACAAGCAGTCCTTGATAAATCTATGTACTTCAAATAGTATAAAAGAAGAACTGGAAGCTCATAATATTCCAAATTTGCACGTTTTAAAGCGAGGCGTAGATACTATTAATAGACATCCGCGATTTTATGATGCTGATATGAGAAGTCGCCTTCTGCATGGTAATAATGATAAGCATTTGCTGATTTTTGTAGGAAGATTAGCAGCTGAAAAGGAGATTCACAAAATAAAACCACTTCTTAAAGCAAGAGATGATATTTCATTAGCAATTATAGGTGATGGACCAGAGCGCGAGAAACTTGAGAAGGAATTTCAAGGTACTCATACGGTATTTACAGGTTTTTTGCATGGAGAGGAACTATCCAAGGCTTATGCCTCTGCAGATGCTTTTATCTTTCCATCAGTTACTGAGACACTCGGACTTGTTATATTGGAGGCTATGTCTTCTGGACTGCCTGTAATTGCTGCTGAAAGTGGACCAACACTGGAACAGGTTAAACATATGGAAAATGGATTAATCTTTCAAAATGAAGATTTAAAAAGCATGGAAAATGCAGTAAAGTTATTAGATGACAAGGAACTGTTACAAACTATGAAAAAGAATGCTCGGCGAGAAGCGGAACAAATTAGCTGGGATAAAGCATCACAGCAGTTATTGGATTTTTATTATAAAACTGTTTACATACACAACTTCAATTGTATATAA
- a CDS encoding NAD-dependent epimerase/dehydratase family protein: MNIIVAGGDGFCGWPTALYLSKQGHDVAIVDNLVRRKIDKELGSNSLTPIASLEERVEKWKELTGKEIKIYIGDLNHYDFLSEVFRQVNPEAFIHFAEQRSAPYSMIDREHAIYTQSNNVLGNLNVLYAIKEFAPDCHLIKLGTMGEYGNPNIDIEEGFIEIEHKGRKDRLPYPKQPGSFYHLSKVHDSNNIMFACKIWNIRATDLNQGIVYGLRTEETTIDPILNNRFDYDGVYGTALNRFLIQAAIGYDLTVYGKGGQTRAFLNIEDTVRCIEIAVNNPAKKGEFRVFNQFTEYFSVLNLAEKTKEVGEELGLKVNIQHIKNPRVELEEHYFHAVNTNLIDLGLKPHLLTNEVLKEVLKVAIENKDRAIIENILPKATWR, translated from the coding sequence ATGAATATAATTGTAGCAGGGGGAGATGGATTTTGTGGCTGGCCAACAGCACTCTATCTTTCAAAGCAAGGACATGATGTAGCTATTGTAGACAATTTAGTGAGAAGGAAGATCGATAAAGAATTAGGTTCTAACTCTTTAACACCAATAGCCTCCTTAGAAGAAAGAGTAGAAAAATGGAAAGAACTTACGGGCAAGGAAATTAAAATCTACATAGGTGATTTAAATCACTATGATTTTTTAAGTGAGGTATTTCGTCAAGTTAATCCAGAGGCCTTCATTCATTTTGCAGAGCAACGTTCTGCACCTTATTCTATGATAGATAGAGAACATGCAATTTATACTCAATCTAATAATGTATTAGGAAATCTAAACGTGCTCTATGCAATTAAGGAATTTGCTCCTGACTGTCATCTAATTAAACTAGGAACTATGGGTGAATATGGAAATCCAAATATTGATATAGAAGAAGGTTTTATTGAAATTGAACACAAAGGCCGTAAGGATAGATTGCCATATCCCAAGCAGCCAGGATCATTCTACCATCTATCAAAGGTTCATGATAGTAATAATATCATGTTTGCATGTAAAATCTGGAATATACGTGCTACTGATTTAAATCAAGGGATAGTATATGGCTTACGTACTGAGGAGACCACGATTGATCCCATTTTAAATAATAGATTTGATTACGATGGAGTTTATGGGACAGCCTTAAATCGATTTCTAATTCAAGCAGCAATTGGCTATGATTTGACTGTATATGGTAAAGGAGGACAAACGAGAGCATTTCTAAATATCGAAGATACAGTAAGGTGCATCGAAATAGCTGTTAATAACCCTGCTAAGAAGGGAGAGTTTAGGGTTTTTAACCAATTTACCGAGTATTTTTCTGTATTGAATTTAGCAGAAAAAACGAAAGAAGTTGGAGAAGAATTAGGCTTAAAAGTTAATATTCAGCATATTAAAAATCCAAGGGTAGAATTAGAAGAGCATTATTTTCATGCTGTAAATACAAATCTGATTGACCTAGGGCTAAAACCTCATTTGCTAACTAATGAAGTATTAAAGGAAGTCCTGAAAGTAGCTATCGAAAACAAGGATCGAGCTATAATAGAAAATATACTTCCAAAGGCAACCTGGAGGTAA
- a CDS encoding DUF2127 domain-containing protein, whose product MMLNDELLESKKINKKNDIFHKSFEIGILLKGIDSILQITGGILLIFLNPHRLSRIVVLLTQHELSKNPRDTIANFIVKSSLGFNLSVQHFAVFYLISHGVIKLVLVILLWKKKMFAYPLTIFSLALFIIYQIYHYTIRHSLWLIGLTIFDIVMIILTLIEYNNIKNEVYE is encoded by the coding sequence ATGATGCTTAACGATGAGCTATTAGAAAGTAAGAAAATTAATAAAAAAAATGATATATTCCATAAAAGTTTTGAAATCGGAATATTATTAAAAGGAATTGATTCAATACTACAAATTACAGGTGGAATCTTACTGATATTCTTAAATCCACATAGATTAAGTAGAATAGTTGTTTTATTAACGCAGCATGAATTATCAAAAAATCCAAGAGATACCATTGCAAACTTTATTGTAAAATCAAGTTTAGGATTTAATTTAAGTGTTCAACATTTTGCTGTCTTTTATTTGATCTCTCATGGGGTGATAAAATTAGTTCTGGTTATTTTGTTATGGAAGAAAAAGATGTTCGCCTATCCACTTACTATATTTTCTTTAGCTCTATTTATTATATATCAAATATATCATTATACAATTAGGCATTCCCTATGGCTTATTGGATTAACGATTTTTGATATTGTAATGATAATATTAACACTTATAGAATACAACAATATTAAGAATGAAGTTTATGAATAA
- a CDS encoding sulfite exporter TauE/SafE family protein, translated as MNLVFYLLAIGIGIITGGMTSLIGASGVMIIVPILTMFFKVGVHAAIGTSLFVDVIASLTVSYSYYKNGNIDLKSGVWIALTSVIGAQLGASFANKMEEGKLSSSFGIFLVIGGLSMFYNSFKGKNDSLDTVRGFIHFKREWQKILAVLITGLGIGILSGLFGAGGGVMVLLALIILMSFPLHKAIGTSTLIMAITAFSSTVGYAARGNISLILGSFLAGGAVLGGILGSRYANKVNERTLQSAVGICFMAMGIVMTVIAIIK; from the coding sequence ATGAATTTGGTGTTTTATTTATTAGCAATAGGTATAGGTATTATTACTGGCGGTATGACAAGTCTTATAGGTGCTAGTGGAGTTATGATTATAGTTCCTATTTTAACTATGTTCTTTAAAGTTGGTGTTCATGCCGCAATAGGCACAAGCCTTTTTGTGGATGTTATAGCTTCTTTAACTGTATCTTATTCTTACTACAAAAATGGCAATATAGACCTTAAATCAGGTGTCTGGATAGCTTTAACTTCTGTTATTGGAGCTCAATTAGGTGCATCATTTGCAAACAAAATGGAAGAAGGTAAACTATCCTCTAGCTTTGGAATTTTTTTAGTTATTGGAGGCTTATCAATGTTTTATAATAGTTTTAAAGGGAAAAATGATTCATTAGATACTGTAAGAGGATTTATTCATTTTAAAAGAGAATGGCAAAAAATACTAGCAGTTTTAATTACAGGATTAGGTATAGGAATATTAAGTGGACTGTTTGGAGCTGGTGGTGGAGTTATGGTACTTTTAGCTTTAATAATATTAATGTCATTTCCACTTCATAAAGCTATAGGTACTTCTACTCTTATAATGGCTATAACAGCTTTTTCCTCTACTGTGGGCTATGCGGCTAGAGGCAATATCAGTCTTATATTAGGCAGTTTCTTGGCTGGGGGAGCAGTCTTAGGTGGAATTTTAGGTTCTCGTTATGCTAATAAGGTTAATGAAAGGACTTTACAAAGTGCTGTGGGTATATGCTTTATGGCTATGGGTATAGTTATGACTGTAATAGCAATAATCAAATAA
- a CDS encoding TetR/AcrR family transcriptional regulator, whose amino-acid sequence MNGFEKRREDKKESILDAALELFKEFGYDKVSIAEIAKKASVSQVSIYNFFDSKKNLRDELLKKLVNANLVETLDILESSDSVKVKIEKLLMSKINFCKSFSMHFLVESVHNNSSESAPGYFAIEYIGKDNYKKIEDGFTKLFEQGKKEGLIDKDISIESILYYTDAIRYYFLNNPSSFDKLENNPKLAKEFFSLMYYGIMKR is encoded by the coding sequence ATGAATGGCTTTGAAAAAAGACGTGAAGATAAAAAAGAATCTATATTAGATGCAGCTTTAGAACTATTTAAAGAATTTGGATATGACAAGGTGAGTATTGCTGAAATTGCGAAAAAAGCTTCTGTTTCACAGGTTTCCATATATAATTTTTTCGATAGTAAAAAAAATCTCAGAGATGAGCTGTTGAAAAAACTTGTAAATGCTAATCTAGTTGAAACCTTAGATATTTTAGAAAGCAGTGATTCTGTAAAGGTTAAAATAGAAAAATTATTGATGTCAAAAATAAATTTTTGCAAAAGTTTTTCCATGCATTTCTTGGTAGAATCCGTACATAATAATTCATCAGAAAGTGCACCTGGTTATTTTGCTATAGAATATATAGGTAAAGATAATTATAAAAAAATAGAAGATGGCTTTACTAAACTCTTCGAGCAGGGAAAAAAGGAAGGTCTTATTGATAAAGACATTTCTATAGAATCAATACTGTATTATACAGATGCTATACGATATTATTTTCTAAATAATCCCTCCAGCTTTGATAAACTTGAAAATAATCCAAAGCTGGCAAAGGAATTCTTTTCATTAATGTATTATGGAATTATGAAGAGATGA
- a CDS encoding MDR family MFS transporter, translating into MTFTNLTKKNTVLIMIGVMMSILLASLDGTIVTTAMPKIISSLQGFDYYTWPMIAYLLCITISMPLFGKLADMYGFKPVYIFGIIVFFIGSALCGVSQNMMQLIFFRGFQGIGGAILISNSLAIIGVLFAPAERAKYVGIASSAGALASIVGPSLGGFITDNFSWRWVFYVNIPIAIIALIIIILVLPTHKAEERKKVDYFGAVALIVALVPMLLAFTWAGKDYDWNSVQIVDMLIFSAVMLIIFAVIEIKAEDPIIPMTLFKNSIFNFSAIEMFLISAVMMGAAIFIPLFVQEVTGSSASKSGAILTPMMLSLIVGAMVSGVLVSKTNKYKLQAIIGFVIAVIGSALLLNLKVNTSNLQIIIDMIVLGFGIGIVMPIFSVTAQSAFPESQIGVVTSSTQFFKSLGQTIASSILGTIMSTVVTNGLKDLDTTGLPASITSVLKNPNALTGGGDSMKSIAAKLPKEMLPRFMKLIEDIKGILSNSIHSVFVICVVMSILALVVVLFMKEIPLSNTKNSAEQ; encoded by the coding sequence ATGACTTTTACAAATCTAACCAAAAAAAACACAGTATTAATAATGATAGGAGTAATGATGAGTATACTATTAGCATCTCTTGATGGTACTATAGTCACTACTGCTATGCCAAAAATTATAAGCAGTCTTCAAGGCTTTGATTACTACACCTGGCCTATGATAGCTTATCTACTTTGCATAACAATTTCAATGCCTCTCTTTGGAAAGCTGGCAGATATGTATGGTTTTAAACCTGTATATATATTTGGAATTATTGTTTTCTTTATAGGGTCAGCTCTATGCGGAGTTTCTCAGAATATGATGCAGCTTATCTTCTTTAGAGGTTTTCAGGGAATCGGTGGGGCTATTTTAATATCAAATTCTCTAGCAATTATAGGAGTACTTTTTGCTCCGGCAGAAAGGGCAAAATATGTGGGAATAGCATCTTCCGCAGGAGCGCTTGCCAGCATAGTGGGACCATCCCTTGGAGGATTTATTACAGATAATTTCAGTTGGAGATGGGTGTTTTACGTAAATATCCCTATAGCCATAATAGCGCTTATTATAATAATATTAGTACTTCCTACTCATAAGGCAGAGGAGAGGAAAAAAGTGGACTATTTTGGAGCTGTAGCTTTAATTGTAGCTTTAGTACCAATGCTTCTTGCTTTTACCTGGGCAGGAAAGGATTATGACTGGAATTCAGTTCAAATTGTAGACATGCTTATATTTTCAGCGGTTATGCTAATTATATTTGCAGTTATTGAAATAAAAGCCGAAGATCCTATAATACCAATGACCCTATTTAAGAATTCCATATTTAACTTTTCAGCTATTGAAATGTTTTTAATCAGTGCCGTAATGATGGGAGCTGCAATTTTCATACCACTATTTGTGCAAGAAGTTACAGGTTCCAGTGCCAGTAAATCTGGAGCAATACTTACCCCTATGATGCTCAGCCTTATTGTAGGAGCCATGGTAAGTGGAGTTCTGGTATCAAAGACTAATAAATATAAGCTTCAGGCCATAATTGGATTTGTCATTGCAGTTATTGGATCTGCACTGCTTTTGAATTTAAAAGTTAACACTAGTAATTTACAGATAATAATTGACATGATTGTTTTGGGATTTGGAATAGGGATTGTAATGCCTATCTTCAGTGTTACTGCCCAGAGTGCTTTCCCTGAGAGTCAAATTGGAGTTGTAACTTCATCAACACAATTTTTTAAATCTCTTGGACAGACTATTGCTTCCTCAATACTTGGAACAATTATGAGTACAGTTGTGACAAATGGATTAAAGGATCTTGACACTACAGGTTTACCAGCTTCTATTACTAGTGTATTAAAGAATCCAAATGCACTAACTGGTGGAGGAGATTCCATGAAAAGCATAGCTGCAAAATTGCCTAAGGAAATGCTGCCACGTTTTATGAAATTAATAGAGGATATAAAGGGCATTCTCTCTAATTCTATTCACAGTGTGTTTGTAATTTGTGTTGTTATGTCAATACTGGCTTTAGTAGTTGTCTTATTTATGAAGGAAATTCCTTTGAGTAATACTAAAAATTCAGCAGAACAATAA
- a CDS encoding TM2 domain-containing protein: protein MDSNKVDMFIASTGTKYLPSEKLMAVRSSIETLEDSKLIILQSLNYKDPIVVFLISIFFGYLGVDRFILGQVGLGIIKLITLGGFGIWAIIDWFTVMKRTKEKNYNMLLEIIK, encoded by the coding sequence ATGGATTCTAACAAAGTAGATATGTTCATAGCTAGTACAGGTACTAAGTATTTACCTAGTGAAAAGTTAATGGCAGTAAGAAGCAGTATTGAGACATTAGAGGATAGTAAACTAATAATACTACAATCTTTGAATTATAAAGACCCAATAGTTGTTTTTTTGATTTCAATATTTTTTGGTTATCTTGGAGTAGATAGATTTATTTTAGGGCAAGTAGGATTAGGAATAATTAAGTTAATAACTTTAGGAGGATTCGGCATTTGGGCTATAATTGATTGGTTCACTGTAATGAAAAGAACTAAAGAAAAAAATTATAATATGCTTTTAGAAATAATAAAATAA
- a CDS encoding MarR family transcriptional regulator, which translates to MSLIFQNDGIIQKDLAREMDMRPSSMTEMLMRNEKHGFIVRRQDEKEENYDKSKQYSFC; encoded by the coding sequence TTGTCATTAATTTTTCAGAATGATGGAATTATTCAAAAAGATCTGGCTAGGGAAATGGACATGAGACCATCTTCCATGACTGAAATGCTTATGCGAAATGAAAAGCATGGTTTTATAGTGCGCAGGCAGGATGAAAAGGAGGAAAATTATGACAAATCAAAACAATACAGCTTCTGTTAA
- a CDS encoding MFS transporter — MTNQNNTASVKTSYLLVIIVLSLTTLMSSIDTNIVNIGLPTIARELNASFGSIQWIALSYLLAVTSLIVGIGRIGDVFGKKSIFIYGIILFTVASLLCGMSTSIYMLIVFRALQGVGGAVLMALSFAIIGDLVSKEKLVTSMSVLTAMLPIGFALGPSIGGLLIGYFGWRAVFFFNVPIGVITLILVARFPKIPISEKVQKFDILGLILLCFTLICYVLSVTFAESDGMGIQVILCVVLTIAGIIAFLTLEHRIRYPLVKLSMFRNHVFSGSLIISVLMYAVITGTLLILPFYLQQARGFSTSKSGLLMTIGPVSCAIFTPISQWAAKKFGNYTIMLVGIFAFAAGSFVMATLNGYSSILRFAGTIILFNGSLAFFQTPNNAAIISTAKPEQRGLASGLLNLSRTIGQTTGMAFLGAIFYFFTNTKTVEKMKPANIISGVDHALFIAGFVIVFAFIVGLITLLPKARSMDLESKAS; from the coding sequence ATGACAAATCAAAACAATACAGCTTCTGTTAAAACCAGTTACCTTTTAGTCATCATAGTACTTTCACTTACTACCCTTATGTCTTCAATAGACACAAATATAGTAAATATTGGTCTTCCTACTATAGCCAGGGAACTTAATGCAAGCTTTGGCAGTATTCAGTGGATAGCCTTGAGTTATCTTTTGGCAGTGACCTCTCTTATAGTTGGTATAGGGCGTATTGGAGATGTGTTTGGGAAAAAATCTATTTTTATCTATGGTATCATATTATTTACCGTTGCTTCTTTACTATGTGGTATGTCCACTTCCATTTATATGCTTATAGTTTTTCGCGCACTGCAAGGGGTAGGAGGAGCTGTACTTATGGCACTGTCCTTTGCTATTATAGGAGATTTAGTTTCTAAGGAGAAACTCGTAACCAGTATGTCAGTGCTTACAGCTATGCTGCCTATAGGTTTTGCCCTTGGACCATCTATAGGTGGTTTACTCATAGGATACTTTGGCTGGAGAGCTGTATTTTTCTTCAATGTACCTATAGGGGTTATAACATTAATTTTAGTGGCAAGATTTCCTAAGATACCTATATCAGAGAAGGTTCAAAAATTTGATATACTAGGTCTTATTTTATTGTGCTTTACCCTTATATGTTATGTATTGAGTGTCACTTTTGCTGAAAGTGATGGCATGGGCATACAAGTTATTTTATGTGTAGTTTTAACTATAGCAGGTATTATAGCATTTTTAACCTTAGAGCATAGAATAAGGTATCCACTTGTAAAACTCAGTATGTTCAGAAATCATGTATTCAGTGGAAGTCTTATCATATCTGTACTAATGTATGCCGTAATAACGGGAACCTTATTAATACTTCCTTTTTATCTTCAGCAGGCAAGAGGGTTTTCCACATCCAAATCAGGATTATTAATGACTATAGGACCTGTAAGCTGCGCTATTTTTACTCCTATTTCTCAATGGGCAGCAAAAAAATTTGGAAACTATACAATAATGCTTGTAGGCATATTTGCCTTTGCTGCGGGTTCATTTGTAATGGCCACATTAAACGGTTATTCCAGTATACTTAGATTTGCTGGTACAATTATTTTATTTAATGGAAGTTTGGCCTTTTTCCAGACACCAAATAATGCAGCTATAATATCTACTGCAAAACCAGAACAGAGAGGACTTGCATCAGGCCTTCTTAATCTATCTCGTACCATAGGACAGACTACAGGTATGGCATTTTTGGGCGCTATATTTTATTTCTTTACAAATACTAAAACTGTAGAGAAAATGAAACCTGCAAATATTATATCTGGAGTAGATCATGCACTTTTCATTGCAGGCTTTGTTATAGTATTTGCGTTTATTGTAGGATTGATTACTCTTTTGCCAAAAGCCAGAAGCATGGATCTTGAAAGTAAGGCTTCTTAA
- a CDS encoding methyl-accepting chemotaxis protein yields MKILNNLKVRTNIIIAFFIIVLVVAIIGIIGMTSLQKLDRNSQGMYSNSLRNVYILTDMEQNLTEIRADMLDLVYVKDDSRKTALLEDIKKNTDQNYSYIKEYGNSPINDQEKKEFSLFNANVKDFIEQQDYLLTLINNNNFDAAVNQYGQMDEKWQIMFNSIDKLVNMSNIHAKQTNSDNHNVYIGAGNTMLILILAGIIIAIILSFAIAKGVTTPLGKIRVFAQRLAEYDFSTPMIVMGKDEFSLTALALNTAQNNVKELIKNIMDNAQDMSAASEELSAMTEELTANFESIDAATKEITSGVQETSASSEEISASVQEVDSSINQLSQKSMEGSNNSFKSKERAIEVQDKGNKSAETVGKIYAEKKNKILKAIEAGKVVENIGAMSDTIAAIAKQINLLALNAAIEAARAGEHGKGFAVVAEEVRKLAEQSSEAVSGIKDTILKVQEAFKNLSDNSNDVLTFINKDVDSQFKAFLDMGNQYYNDANFISSVTEEIAAMTEEITATMGQVAEAIQNTAEIAEKSSGNIEAIQSSMNDATQGVEQVARTSQTQAEFAQKLNEVVQKFKI; encoded by the coding sequence ATGAAAATACTTAATAATCTTAAAGTAAGAACAAACATAATTATAGCTTTTTTTATCATAGTTTTAGTAGTTGCAATAATAGGAATTATAGGTATGACTTCACTGCAAAAACTGGATAGAAATTCACAGGGAATGTATAGTAATAGTCTTAGAAATGTATATATACTTACTGATATGGAGCAGAATCTAACTGAAATTAGGGCAGATATGTTAGACTTAGTTTATGTAAAAGATGACAGTCGAAAGACAGCATTATTAGAAGACATTAAAAAAAATACAGATCAAAATTACAGCTATATAAAAGAGTATGGCAATAGCCCTATAAATGATCAGGAAAAGAAGGAATTCAGCTTGTTTAATGCTAATGTTAAGGACTTTATTGAGCAGCAGGACTACTTATTGACTTTAATAAATAATAATAATTTTGATGCGGCAGTAAATCAGTATGGTCAAATGGATGAAAAATGGCAGATTATGTTTAATTCCATTGATAAGTTGGTAAATATGAGTAATATTCATGCCAAACAGACAAATTCCGATAATCATAATGTATACATAGGTGCTGGGAATACCATGCTTATACTTATTTTGGCAGGTATTATTATTGCCATAATTTTATCTTTTGCAATTGCAAAGGGAGTAACTACTCCTCTTGGAAAAATAAGAGTTTTTGCACAACGATTGGCGGAATATGATTTTTCTACACCAATGATTGTAATGGGGAAAGACGAATTTTCACTAACAGCTTTAGCTCTTAATACTGCTCAAAACAATGTGAAGGAACTTATAAAAAATATTATGGATAATGCCCAGGATATGAGCGCTGCCAGTGAGGAACTTTCAGCTATGACTGAGGAACTTACAGCAAATTTTGAAAGTATAGATGCTGCTACAAAGGAAATAACAAGTGGAGTGCAGGAAACCAGTGCTTCTTCAGAGGAAATCAGTGCATCTGTACAGGAAGTAGATTCTAGTATTAATCAATTATCGCAAAAATCCATGGAAGGAAGTAATAATTCTTTTAAATCTAAGGAAAGAGCAATTGAAGTACAGGATAAAGGTAATAAGTCTGCAGAGACAGTGGGTAAAATATATGCTGAAAAGAAAAATAAAATATTAAAGGCTATTGAAGCTGGGAAAGTGGTAGAAAATATAGGAGCAATGTCAGATACTATAGCAGCCATAGCAAAGCAGATAAATTTACTGGCACTTAATGCAGCTATTGAAGCGGCAAGAGCCGGAGAACATGGTAAAGGCTTTGCAGTGGTAGCTGAAGAAGTAAGAAAACTGGCAGAACAGTCATCAGAGGCAGTATCAGGTATAAAGGATACTATCTTGAAGGTACAGGAGGCTTTTAAAAATCTTTCTGATAATAGTAATGATGTATTGACATTTATCAATAAAGATGTAGATTCACAATTTAAAGCTTTTTTAGATATGGGAAATCAATACTATAATGATGCAAATTTTATAAGTTCTGTAACTGAAGAGATAGCAGCTATGACGGAAGAGATAACTGCTACAATGGGACAAGTAGCTGAAGCTATACAAAATACAGCTGAAATTGCAGAAAAATCCTCTGGCAATATTGAAGCAATACAAAGCAGCATGAATGATGCAACTCAGGGAGTAGAACAGGTAGCCAGAACTTCTCAGACTCAGGCAGAGTTTGCACAAAAATTAAACGAAGTAGTACAGAAATTTAAAATATAA
- a CDS encoding glycerophosphodiester phosphodiesterase yields MKTINANFKNLLRICVFPVVVIFIFVFVLIRSDIHDDQVYKANNLKENESVQYIDNTMNLHPVIVIAHRGVCANEPENSMSSIKSSIERKVDYAEIDVQETADGVVVLMHDPSLKRLTGVNAPVNRLTYKQMEKLTLRTPSGSKYKEDKIPTLDDVIKASNHKLKIIIEIKPYGNTVDLTRKVVNLIEENNFTNQCMVHSLSYKILLDVKRQNPNIRTGYIVGNSKEKIPTEGVDFYSIEQKIITPNLVNNIHKTNRLVYAWTVNYPVNMQKVMKSNVDGIITDKAPILLDKKNEKIHKI; encoded by the coding sequence ATGAAAACAATTAATGCTAATTTTAAAAATTTATTAAGAATATGTGTATTTCCAGTTGTAGTAATATTTATTTTTGTATTTGTTTTGATTAGATCAGATATTCATGATGACCAAGTTTATAAAGCAAATAATCTAAAGGAAAATGAAAGTGTTCAATATATAGATAATACTATGAATTTACATCCAGTGATAGTTATAGCTCACAGAGGAGTTTGCGCTAACGAACCTGAAAACTCCATGAGTTCCATTAAGAGTTCCATAGAGCGCAAAGTAGATTATGCAGAAATTGATGTACAGGAAACTGCGGACGGAGTAGTGGTCTTAATGCATGATCCAAGCTTGAAAAGATTGACGGGAGTAAATGCTCCTGTAAATAGATTAACTTACAAGCAAATGGAAAAACTTACATTACGCACACCTTCGGGTTCTAAATATAAAGAGGATAAAATTCCAACTCTGGATGATGTAATAAAAGCATCCAATCATAAGCTCAAGATTATAATAGAAATAAAGCCTTATGGAAACACTGTGGATCTTACCCGTAAAGTTGTTAATCTTATAGAAGAAAATAATTTTACTAATCAGTGCATGGTTCATTCATTGAGTTATAAGATTCTACTGGATGTAAAAAGACAAAATCCTAATATTAGAACAGGATATATAGTCGGTAACTCTAAAGAGAAGATCCCCACAGAAGGTGTGGATTTCTATAGTATAGAACAGAAAATTATAACACCAAATTTAGTGAATAATATTCACAAAACCAATAGACTTGTGTATGCGTGGACAGTTAATTATCCTGTGAATATGCAAAAGGTAATGAAATCAAATGTGGACGGGATAATAACAGATAAAGCGCCTATATTATTGGATAAGAAAAATGAAAAGATTCATAAAATATAA